DNA sequence from the Marinilongibacter aquaticus genome:
AGCGGGATATATGTCGGCCGACTGCGGTAAGTTGTATTTGGCTTGTTTGATCAAATGCCCCGGGCGGGATTTGCCCAGGGCATTTTGCCCTTGGCCCGATGTGCAAGTTTTTGGACCTGTACACGGGCCAAAGGGAAAAGAAGCATTGGTCGATAAACCCGATCCCATTGTTTTTTTGTATATTCAGTGCCCTCACCTGCATTTTAAAGCTTTGATGCCCTTTGACCCAGGGCAGGGTGTGCTCCGGTAATGGTCGTCCATTGGGACGACTTGCAGCTTTGGTGATATATGGGGAATTAACCTAAACGGAACATGGCCATGGAACAAAAAATAAGAATCTGGTTTTATTCCGGACAGGGCGAAAAGGAAAGGGGGGCGCTCATTGAACGGAAAATGGAGATGCTTCGCAAGCGTGACTCGAGTCCCTACGAAATAAAGAGCCAAGGGCTCTTCAATACGGGAAACCGGAAGATCGCGGATTGGAAAGAAGATGTCAAGGCTCTTTTGGACGCGGATTATTTTCAGTTTACCTTGACGAAAAAGGACAGGGCGGCGGGAAATGGGCCCAGGGACGCAAGGAAGGTTTAATTCGGCCAATCGGTGCCTCCTTTCAGACCCGTTTTGCCTTGTTTTCAAATGAAGGGGCCGATTGTCGGTTGACACGGGAATTGCCAAAAGGTGCCGTTTTTCTTATGGCGTAAAGAAACAGGAAAAGTTGAAAAAGGCCGGCACAAAGCCAGAAGGCATCCGTCAGTGCGACCCCGTATTCCTTTTTCAAAAGGCTTATCCATGGCCAATACCCCGTCTTGTAGCCGTTTGAAAGTGGAACCGAGAGGGAGAATAGAGCCGATAGGAACAGGTACCAATGCACCAAGAGCCGGTCCTTTTTGAGAAATACGCCAAATATGCCCAGTATTAGCCAAGCGGTGAAGAAAATGGTATTCACAGCCAATTTGTGTCCTTGCGATGCAGGGACAATTAGTTCGCTTGCAAAGAGAAGGGGCACGGCGGGAATTAAGCTCAAGCAGATGGCCAGGTATATCGTGGTGGTACGGGAGTGGAAATGTTTTTGCCGTACGGTGAAACTCTTGTTCTGTCTGGCCTCCCGCCAAAGTACAACCCCGGCCAAGACCATGAAACAAGTGAGCAGGGCCAGTATGAAATATGTGCTTTTCAGCAGCAATCCGCCAAAGGTGGCAAAATGCAATTGCCCCATGCCGTTGATCACCTGCTGGACGTAGCCTTTGTTTTTTTGCGGAATCTGGGAATAAAGTTCCGCTCGGGTCGAAAGCCGGTAGCCGATGGAACCAGAGTTGTCGAAGCTTTCGGGCGATTTATGCCTGACCGAAAAGTTGACGGTTCCGTCCTTGCGGTTGAAATTCTTGATTCCAATATACGTGATTTCAAGATCCGGGTTTTCATGAAGGACTTGTGAGTACAAAGCTTCCAGATTATCCAGATTTTCAGCCGGCTCGGCCCTGTCCGAATATGCGATGCCATAGGAAGGGTATACGATTTTGTATACACTGTTTACGTTTCCGGCGTAGAGCATGCCCACTGCGGGAAGAAGGATGAGGGGAAGGAGCAAATAGAAAGCTCCCGTGACGGCATACATCAACTGGAAGGGAAGCCCTAAAAAGCCCATCACCGTATGGGCATTGGCCCAAAATTGTTTTTTTGCCCCTTTTAGTGAAAAGGACCAAAATTTGGTGAAAATGTTCCGCCAATGAATTAGTAGGCCCGTAAGGCTGGCAAAGAGGAAGAACAATGAAACGAAGCCGGCAAGATAACGCCCAATTGCGGGGATTTGATCCAGGAAGTGTAAGCGGAAGAGCGTTTCGCCCACGGTGCCTTTGGCCTCTATGGGTGTGTAATCCAAGGGGTTGAGCAGAAAATCAAAACGCCCTTCGGATGGCCCGGCGGTATTCAAATGGCCGAATACCCCGATTGCGGGCTTGTTTTTCCGTGGCGGAGCGATACGGACGTCTTCATTCCAGTTCACGTTGCCGCAGGTTTGAGACTCGATTGCCGAAAGTACCTTGGATATCTTCAAATCATGCATGGCCAGCCCCCTCATCTGAGGGTTTTCCCACGAATTGAATTCGGATTTGAACAGAGTGAACGCCCCGGCGTAGAAAATCACAAAGAGTACCACACTGAGCACGATCCCGGATACAGTATGCACATGAAACATTATATTGTAGGCCCTGGCCTTAAGTCCTTTCAGTTTCATGGATTTTTGAACAAATGGGTCAACAAGAAGAACAGGAGTCCAAGTCCAAGGTACAGGCCCCATATTTTGAAACCGTTCCTGCCTAGGAAAGCAAAGATCATAAGGACTGCCCATAGCAAGAAAAGACTGTATGTGGATGTCAGCAGTACGGCATTTCTCCAACCGGGGATCACGGTCAGGGCGAGGTGGAAACCGGCAGCGACAAAATAACCACCGAAAATGGCGGCGGTGATCTTGAGGAACCTGTTCAGGCGGTTGCTGAGGTATTTTCGTTTTGCGGGCATATGTTACAGAAAGCTTAGCAGGAGCAGGAGGTGGAACAGTCCGACAGAGGATATCAGGTAAATTCGGGGTAGCTGAAGAACCATTTGGACCAAACTCAGAGCAAGCATACCGCAGGCTAAAAAGACAAGGCCTCCGATGGCCGTGCCGTAAGAGAGAACTGCGTATGCCACCGAGAGCGAAAAGGCCAAAATCGCTCCCATTGGGTGCGGTCTGACCACCCTGTGATATTGGGCCAAAGGAAAGTACTTGCTTTTTGAATAGGCCAAAAATGCCCCTACCGCGGCTAGGTAAAAAATCATTTCCGAATGTTGGTTGAAACAAAATTACATATTATTTATAATTAATCTAAATAAAAATAATAATTTTGTCCCGTTCAAAACCAGAAGCTTGAAGATATATTTACTACTGATCGGCACGGTGCTGCCGTCCTTTGCTTTTTTTTGGGTTCGGCCGGCCATGGGACAGACGGGTCAGGTGCACGGCATTGTTCGCGATGCTTCCGGCGATCCCATGGTCTTTGCTTCGGTATCTTTGAAAAATACGGAACTTGCCGGACTGACCGACCAGACCGGAGAATATCGTATTGCCCGAGTTCCCGCAGGATCCTATGAAATAAGCGTACGCTATTTGGGTTATGAACCCATTGAGCAAAAGCTCGAAGTGGTGGCCAACAGTGACCAACGCATGGATTTCGAGCTGAAAATACAAACCGGTACCCTGGATGAAGTAAAGGTAAGGGCCCAAAAGCAATCGGCATTGCAGGAGCAAAAGGCCATTGCGATCAACAGTTTGGATATCAAGGAGCATTTGACCCAGAACAATCTGCTCACCGATGTGATAGACCGTGTGTCGGGAGTCCGCATTCGCAGGTCCAGTAGCCTGGGCGACCCTTCGGATATTTCGATCAATGGCATGAGGGGAACTGCCGTACGGGTCTATATCGATGGCCTGCCAATGGAATTCCTGTATCCCAGTTTGGACATTTCGAATTTGCCGTTGGGCAATATCAGTAGGGTGGATGTGTACAAGGGCGTGATACCCGTGGACGTGGGCTCAGACGCAATGGGCGGAGCTATCAACATCGTCACCCGGAAGAAAGCCTATTCCCGTATCAGGGGCTCTTATACGGTAGGCTCGTTCAATACCCATCTGGCCGATTTGGATTTGGGATATGCGTCCCAATCCAAGGCCTTTGTCAATTTGAGCTTTAACTATAATTATTCCGACAACGATTATGGCATGCGGGCCCTTGTCTATGAGGAAAATAAAGTAAAGAAAGTGAGGCGTTTCCATGATGCGTACGGCATGCTCTTCGGTGGACTTTCCGCGGGTGTGCACAGTAAGCCCTGGACTGACGACCTGCGTTTTACGCTCAATTTTTCCAAAGGTTTCAAGGAGTTGCAAAATGGGTCGCGTATAGCCACGACCGCCATAGGCCAGGCCCGGTATGCGGTGCAGAATGCAGCGGCAAATCTGAGCTATGCAAAGGAACTGATAAAGAACCGACTCGACTTCAGCACGCTCACGGGATACAGTGCCCAGGATTTGAACTACACCGACACCTCAACGAATGTCTACAGCTGGAGCGGAAAGGTGGTCGGCAAGGCAAACCCCGGAGAATATACCTCCAATTCGCGAACCTTAGGCCACTACGGCAATTTCATCAACAGGAGCACATTGAAATTCGATCCGGGATCCGGTCACAGGCTCCTGTTCTCCAATCTTTATGCCCGCCAGCAGCTTACCGGGAAGGATTACCTCTTGAAGGAGGGCAAACGGGATTATTTGGCCGAACCTCAATATCTCGATAAATGGATAAGCGGCCTCCAGTACGAGTGGGAAATCGGCAGGCGTTGGGTGTTTTCGGGGGCGATAAAGAGATTCGCATTCGCTATAAACGGAGTGGAAAACATGACCTTTGAGCCCGTTTCCAAACGCGATGCGTTTTACAGTTGGAATGCCGGATTGAAATATGTTCTGGGCGATGGGCTTTTCTTCAGAACATCCTACGAAAAGGGTTTTCTCATCCCTCAGTTTTACCAGTTTGTGGGCAATGGGGCCGATATCGTCAGGAATTCGGAACTGAAGCCTGAAAGCAGTGACAATGTTAACCTGGGTTTCGTATCCGATGGCCCCTTGGGCGGCACTTGGCGGTTAAAGACCAATATCAATGGATTTTACCGTAAGCAAAACGACATTATCTTCCTGGGGAGCAGCATTACACGGCGGTATGAAAACGCCGATCAGGTGCGAACTTACGGCATTGAAGCAAACTTGACGGTCCAGAATACGAAATCTATCGGTTGGAAAAGCAATCTGACATTTTTGGACAAACGTTTCTCTGACGTCTCCAACCCCCGAAATACGTTTCTTATCGGCACGACTTTCCCCAACAACCCCCGTTTTTATGCCAATTCGGAACTGGAGTGGAGA
Encoded proteins:
- a CDS encoding PepSY-associated TM helix domain-containing protein, which encodes MKLKGLKARAYNIMFHVHTVSGIVLSVVLFVIFYAGAFTLFKSEFNSWENPQMRGLAMHDLKISKVLSAIESQTCGNVNWNEDVRIAPPRKNKPAIGVFGHLNTAGPSEGRFDFLLNPLDYTPIEAKGTVGETLFRLHFLDQIPAIGRYLAGFVSLFFLFASLTGLLIHWRNIFTKFWSFSLKGAKKQFWANAHTVMGFLGLPFQLMYAVTGAFYLLLPLILLPAVGMLYAGNVNSVYKIVYPSYGIAYSDRAEPAENLDNLEALYSQVLHENPDLEITYIGIKNFNRKDGTVNFSVRHKSPESFDNSGSIGYRLSTRAELYSQIPQKNKGYVQQVINGMGQLHFATFGGLLLKSTYFILALLTCFMVLAGVVLWREARQNKSFTVRQKHFHSRTTTIYLAICLSLIPAVPLLFASELIVPASQGHKLAVNTIFFTAWLILGIFGVFLKKDRLLVHWYLFLSALFSLSVPLSNGYKTGYWPWISLLKKEYGVALTDAFWLCAGLFQLFLFLYAIRKTAPFGNSRVNRQSAPSFENKAKRV
- a CDS encoding TonB-dependent receptor; protein product: MKIYLLLIGTVLPSFAFFWVRPAMGQTGQVHGIVRDASGDPMVFASVSLKNTELAGLTDQTGEYRIARVPAGSYEISVRYLGYEPIEQKLEVVANSDQRMDFELKIQTGTLDEVKVRAQKQSALQEQKAIAINSLDIKEHLTQNNLLTDVIDRVSGVRIRRSSSLGDPSDISINGMRGTAVRVYIDGLPMEFLYPSLDISNLPLGNISRVDVYKGVIPVDVGSDAMGGAINIVTRKKAYSRIRGSYTVGSFNTHLADLDLGYASQSKAFVNLSFNYNYSDNDYGMRALVYEENKVKKVRRFHDAYGMLFGGLSAGVHSKPWTDDLRFTLNFSKGFKELQNGSRIATTAIGQARYAVQNAAANLSYAKELIKNRLDFSTLTGYSAQDLNYTDTSTNVYSWSGKVVGKANPGEYTSNSRTLGHYGNFINRSTLKFDPGSGHRLLFSNLYARQQLTGKDYLLKEGKRDYLAEPQYLDKWISGLQYEWEIGRRWVFSGAIKRFAFAINGVENMTFEPVSKRDAFYSWNAGLKYVLGDGLFFRTSYEKGFLIPQFYQFVGNGADIVRNSELKPESSDNVNLGFVSDGPLGGTWRLKTNINGFYRKQNDIIFLGSSITRRYENADQVRTYGIEANLTVQNTKSIGWKSNLTFLDKRFSDVSNPRNTFLIGTTFPNNPRFYANSELEWRKQGLLLPKDAYRAYVFYQYVAPFNHILIGDSDTPLTNPEAFVPAQHRLDIGTSYKFGQSRDITMALNVLNVLNAELFDNFRVPRSGISFNAKLIFEIYKQQKEQ